One region of Myxocyprinus asiaticus isolate MX2 ecotype Aquarium Trade chromosome 38, UBuf_Myxa_2, whole genome shotgun sequence genomic DNA includes:
- the LOC127428411 gene encoding protein SET-like isoform X2, translating to MSASAAKVSRKEQNSNHDGADETSEKEQQEAIEHIDEVQNEIDRLNEQASEEILKVEQKYNKLRQPFFQKRSELIAKIPNFWVTTFVNHPQVSALLGEEDEETLHYLTRVEVTEFEDIKSGYRIDFYFDENPYFENKVLSKEFHLNESGDPSSKSTEIKWKAGKDLTKRAGQTPNKAGKKRQHEEPESFFTWFTDHSDAGADELGEVIKDDIWPNPLQYYLVPDMDEEEGEGEDDDDEDEEGLEDIDEEGDEDEGEEDEEEDDGEDG from the exons ATGTCGGCATCGGCGGCGAAAGTGAGCCGAAAGGAGCAGAACTCGAATCACGACGGAGCGGACGAGACCTCGG aaaaaGAGCAACAGGAGGCAATTGAACACATCGATGAAGTACAAAATGAAATTGACAG ATTAAACGAACAGGCGAGTGAGGAAATTTTAAAAGTAGAGCAGAAGTATAATAAACTACGTCAgccattcttccagaagagaTCAGAACTCATAGCCAAAATTCCAAACTTCTGGGTCACAACATTCGTCAACCATCCACAAG TCTCAGCCTTGCTCGGTGAGGAGGATGAAGAAACACTTCATTATCTTACCAGAGTGGAGGTCACAGAGTTTGAAGACATCAAATCAGGTTACAGAATAGATTTT TACTTCGATGAAAATCCATACTTCGAAAACAAAGTCCTTTCAAAAGAGTTCCACTTGAATGAGAGTGGGGACCCGTCTTCAAAATCCACTGAAATTAAATGGAAGGCTGGAAAG GACCTGACAAAGCGTGCTGGACAGACACCGAACAAGGCAGGGAAGAAAAGGCAACATGAAGAACCAGAGAGCTTCTTCACCTGGTTCACTGATCACTCTGATGCTGGGGCTGATGAACTCGGGGAGGTCATAAAGGATGACATCTGGCCCAACCCTTTGCAATACTACCTG GTCCCTGATATGGACGAAGAAGAGGGTGAAGGTGAGGATGACGACGATGAAGATGAGGAGGGCTTGGAGGACATTGATGAAGAGGGTGATGAAGATGAGGGAGAGGAAGATGAAGAGGAGGATGATGGAGAAGATG GATGA
- the LOC127428411 gene encoding protein SET-like isoform X1 — MSASAAKVSRKEQNSNHDGADETSEKEQQEAIEHIDEVQNEIDRLNEQASEEILKVEQKYNKLRQPFFQKRSELIAKIPNFWVTTFVNHPQVSALLGEEDEETLHYLTRVEVTEFEDIKSGYRIDFYFDENPYFENKVLSKEFHLNESGDPSSKSTEIKWKAGKDLTKRAGQTPNKAGKKRQHEEPESFFTWFTDHSDAGADELGEVIKDDIWPNPLQYYLVPDMDEEEGEGEDDDDEDEEGLEDIDEEGDEDEGEEDEEEDDGEDGEDDGEDD; from the exons ATGTCGGCATCGGCGGCGAAAGTGAGCCGAAAGGAGCAGAACTCGAATCACGACGGAGCGGACGAGACCTCGG aaaaaGAGCAACAGGAGGCAATTGAACACATCGATGAAGTACAAAATGAAATTGACAG ATTAAACGAACAGGCGAGTGAGGAAATTTTAAAAGTAGAGCAGAAGTATAATAAACTACGTCAgccattcttccagaagagaTCAGAACTCATAGCCAAAATTCCAAACTTCTGGGTCACAACATTCGTCAACCATCCACAAG TCTCAGCCTTGCTCGGTGAGGAGGATGAAGAAACACTTCATTATCTTACCAGAGTGGAGGTCACAGAGTTTGAAGACATCAAATCAGGTTACAGAATAGATTTT TACTTCGATGAAAATCCATACTTCGAAAACAAAGTCCTTTCAAAAGAGTTCCACTTGAATGAGAGTGGGGACCCGTCTTCAAAATCCACTGAAATTAAATGGAAGGCTGGAAAG GACCTGACAAAGCGTGCTGGACAGACACCGAACAAGGCAGGGAAGAAAAGGCAACATGAAGAACCAGAGAGCTTCTTCACCTGGTTCACTGATCACTCTGATGCTGGGGCTGATGAACTCGGGGAGGTCATAAAGGATGACATCTGGCCCAACCCTTTGCAATACTACCTG GTCCCTGATATGGACGAAGAAGAGGGTGAAGGTGAGGATGACGACGATGAAGATGAGGAGGGCTTGGAGGACATTGATGAAGAGGGTGATGAAGATGAGGGAGAGGAAGATGAAGAGGAGGATGATGGAGAAGATGGTGAG GATGATGGTGAGGATGACTAG